The following nucleotide sequence is from Achromobacter spanius.
ACAGCCTGCCTGTCCGACAAGCCGTCCTGCTCGATGCGCTTCAACACCTCAAATTTGAATTGCGCCGAATACCGCTTGCGCGGCCTGACTAAACCAGCCCGTCCATGCAGTTGGTAGACAGCCACCCATCGCCGCAGCAACGCATAGTCCACGCCGACCTCCCGCGCCACTTCCGCATAACTATGCTGTTCAGACAGATACCGCCGGACAGCGTCCAGCTTGAACTGCTCGTCGTACTTTGCCATGCAAAAAACCCCCGAAGGATGGATCAAAGTCCAACTTTCGGGGGTCAGTTCACCTGGTGCGGGCTTTCATACTATCTTGCGATATTTTGAACTGCGGTTTTGTGCGGTGAAAGGAATCGTATTGTTGTTGGAGGCCGCGCCAATTCTGGAGAATAGAACTTAAAAATGAATGCTCACCCCAGGAGTACCCCCATATTCAGAAATCTGCGTGTATGTCATGCGCTGCCCGGGCGACCGAAGGGGGCTGGACACTAGGCCTTTTCGAGTAGCATCTATGCTTCGAACGGGCGCGCGTCTGCGCGATGATGAGTCGGGACAGCGGGTAAGGTCATAGCAAAAGCGTGGCAGGAAACCGTACATGGCGACATACAAAGACGTCCAGGAATGCACCCATGATCGTTTATGTAGGCATGCGCCGCGTAGTCAGAGTCATATCAATAGCAGCTTGGGTTGCGCTCGCCGCGTTCATTTGGATAGCTGCGCTCTCTTACCCTGACCATGTTGGCGTCTACGCATCCTCGGTATTTGGTGTTGTCGCTTACATCATCATTCAAGCCATCGCCTGGGTGACGGCAGGATTTTCAGAGAATCCCAAGGGCGACGACGGCCTCATCCGATGGCCTTTCAAGTCCTGAGCAACCTTTTGCAGTCGGCATGTGTATCGGAGAATGTTCCAGAATGGAGCTTGTATTCATAAATCTGAGCGCCCCTCCCCCAGCCTCAGAAGAACAAGATAAGGGACTGTAGTGAACAACGTTACGGCTGCAGAAGCGTACGAGATGCTCTCATTGCCATTGACATGTGAAGATTGCCCTGACTGGCTTCCAGGCAACGAATTGAAGGGCCTTCTCAGCATGAGCTGCGGTCTACTCGATGCAAACGGACGGAGCGCGAAACTAATTGTCGAGCTCAGATTCCGGCGCTCCAGTAAGACGAATGTCGCGCAGTATGTCTTCTCCGTCTTCCGTAGAGTGTTGCCGAAGGGCTTGGAGCGGGTCTACCAGCTAGACGTCATGCAATGGCCCAAGCCGGTGCGCGATCAGCACCAAATGCCTCATGAGCATTTTGGCAACGAACGTAACCTGGGGGATGATTCCTGGGCAAAATGGTCTTATGATGAAGTCTTGGCGTACTTCTGCGCCAGAACGAACATCACGTTCGTTCCTCCGGTTCCGCACCCGGAAGAGCTCCGACTGAAGGGGCAATAATGATCTGCGACAAGATACAAGACATCCTCGGGCTTACCTGCTTCCCTCTCAACGATGAGGGAAGCTTAGCGATGATTTCCACCCCGTTCACCTTCGAAGATGGTGACGGCGTCCCCGTGTACATCGAGAAGGTGCCGGGGCATGTCCGATTCTTCGACGACGGCGGGGTGGTCATGCATTTCTTAGGCCGGGGTCTGTCGTTGGATTCCGGCAGAAAGACCCGATTCCTCAAAACGATTGCCCAACACAACGGCGCGACGTTCAACGAGGACGGTGAACTTGAAGTCTGGGCGCCAGAAGCGCAGGCAAACATGGCCTTTGCTAAGTACATGGCCACTGTATTGGGGCTGGTTAGCTGGGAGCGCGAGCAACAAGGCACATCCACAGACATATCCTTTTTCATCGAGGAAGTAGCTATGTGCCTGAAGGCTTGGAAGCCGGCTGACGAACTGGTGGAAGGACCGGAATTTACCGGGATATCCGGCCACGCCTACCGGTTCGATTTCCAGCAAGGTAGCGACATAGTCATCGCGATTTCGCCTCACCCCCTTTCGGTGAGTGCGGCATTGAAAAAGATGGTCGATGTCATTAGTGCTCCTTTCAACCAGAACATCTCGCTAACGGTTGTCCTCGATGACCGCGCCCAGCCAGATCAAGCCAAAAGTGAAGGCGCAGTTCTGGGCGCGGTGGCGGGTGTCCTAATGATGAGCAAGCTAGAGCATCTGGCCAGCGTGCATAGTTCGATCAACTAGGAATCTCAAGTGTCTTAAAGAGCCACCTCCGGGTGGCTTTTTTGTTGGCCGCTCGCATTTGCCAATAGATACCCAGGCGGTTCGGAGCACATGGGAACTTACGCATTCGCCGTGTGCCATTCATAGCATCAACTAACCATATTTCAACAGTCTGTAGCCACCGCTACTATCCCACTTCACCACGTCCGAATCCCTCAAATGCCACCCACGGCAGCTCGCGAATCTCGCGGACAGCCAGCTCGAACGCCCGATCGCCCTGGCGCGGATTTGGTTCTCAGAAATAAATATCCTCGGTTGACTGTACTGGTACGATCTATGCCTTCTCGCCCTCGGATAAGACTGGCGCTTAGGCACCGACGCTAATTCAGTCTTCGGAAGGATGCCCACTTAAAAGTGGTAAGGACTATCGGAGACAGTGGCTGCGCCCAAAACGTGTTCGCGGGGCGCTTACCCTAGCCATGGTGGCGCGCTACGCAAACCAAGATGGCGATTACATCCATGCTGCATTGGACAAGCTTGACGGCCGTTTGGCCGAAACAATTGCGCCAAATTACGCAAACAAAAAAGGCCGATCCATAAGGAATCGGCCTAGCGCATTGATTTCATTGGTGCCGGTGAAAGGAATCGAACCCTCGACCTTCTCATTACAAGTGAGCTGCTCTACCAACTGAGCTACAC
It contains:
- a CDS encoding DUF1828 domain-containing protein, which encodes MICDKIQDILGLTCFPLNDEGSLAMISTPFTFEDGDGVPVYIEKVPGHVRFFDDGGVVMHFLGRGLSLDSGRKTRFLKTIAQHNGATFNEDGELEVWAPEAQANMAFAKYMATVLGLVSWEREQQGTSTDISFFIEEVAMCLKAWKPADELVEGPEFTGISGHAYRFDFQQGSDIVIAISPHPLSVSAALKKMVDVISAPFNQNISLTVVLDDRAQPDQAKSEGAVLGAVAGVLMMSKLEHLASVHSSIN